ATTGTACATCTAAGAAGCAAGCTGGGGCAAACATATTGTTGGGAGAATGTTTACCAGTGATTAGCTGCTATTTCGAGGGAGCGTAGCGACCGAAGAATCTAACTCAGTTTGAATTCAATGAAGTTAAAGGCCTGAGTTCTCAGCAGGACTCGCTAAGCGTGAGTTTTTGGATCAGCGGGTTATGACAGTCAACACGCACTCTGGATTTGGCAAGTTGACCCTACCCCATTTTATAGGAAACTATGAATTAGAGTTTTCTGGTCGTATTTAGCATACTCCATGGGGCTTAAGTATTTCAACGAACTATGCGGCCTGTTTTCATTATAGTCTATTCTCCAGGC
The Chloroflexota bacterium genome window above contains:
- a CDS encoding transposase; translated protein: AWRIDYNENRPHSSLKYLSPMEYAKYDQKTLIHSFL